One genomic window of Conger conger chromosome 7, fConCon1.1, whole genome shotgun sequence includes the following:
- the paxbp1 gene encoding PAX3- and PAX7-binding protein 1, producing MFKKAKRLNFRRRNESDDDEKEDLQLPPPPQPCGPAVEDPSAREQDCFKPESFAGVNFDIHHGNGFQTNATKAVKDKEKKKNKDSREAPKASLLSFHDDEDDTEVFRVKKPNHSKKIVKQLKKEYKEDLEKTGDVKQDSTTGNNEVTGVTVKEEPRTESTRAGSEQGEEEMEVDSNEDQEEDAEAKGTSGGAFSNTLSSLSTLRPGEIPDAAFIHAARKRRQLAREQGGDAPPPETEGPKKRLVREDEHDGSDDEDEDEKRIVFSGVRQKTQRQKIAEEIGIEGSDDEALDTAGQDEELSRWEQEQIRKGISIPQVMASQPEEMNMYYQSTYEGQPYGSSYGLPYSYSSVGADDPKPIKTESSVTYSAPSSELTPITTDLVKKRLKDRLSSMRQGLSSNAKRYKQIQEELESSDNTIQRLEGSSDTVADQYKFLQEMRGYVRDLLECFSEKVPAVLELEATMHQLLRQRASRLVQRRQDDIKDESSEFSSLSSKAVMAPNLDSFGRDRNAYQEHAKQRRIAEREARRTRRRQAREQNGKRAEHREGLSSDDEETSTDITSFNLERDRILKESKKVFEDVLEDFHSLDNIKARFEVWRKLYFSCYQDAYIGLCLPKLFNPLIRLQLIPWLPLEADCPNFEYMLWFESLLFYGCEEQSNMQKGDVDVNLLPAIVERVVLPKLAFVADQVWDPLSSSQTACLVAFMHKLVKGYPTVLHGDNRNTQELLKTIVLRTRRTLDNDIFMPLFPKNVLENKNSGPYLFFQRQFWSSVKLLGNILQWHGLLSNSTLRELAVDSTLNRYILSALQTTEPGEESIEKSQSVVECFPQQWFSSLKGQQTLPQLENFCRYLKHLASTVYRVSVGGSDVDRRNAREHIKAVVKLLGRINALDHVVAVAQEHSIKDIKTLLESK from the exons ATGTTTAAAAAAGCAAAGAGGCTTAATTTTAGGCGGAGGAATGAATCGGACGACGACGAAAAGGAGGACCTCCAGCTACCGCCACCACCGCAGCCATGCGGGCCTGCAGTGGAGGATCCGAGCGCTCGCGAACAAGACTGCTTCAAACCGGAGTCTTTCGCGGGTGTTAACTTTGACATCCATCACGGAAATGGCTTCCAGACTAACGCTACGAAGGCAGTTAAGGataaggagaaaaagaaaaacaaggatAGTCGTGAAGCCCCTAAAGCCAGTCTACTGAGCTTTCACGACGATGAAG ACGACACAGAGGTCTTTAGAGTGAAGAAACCCAACCACAGCAAGAAGATTGTCAAACAGCTGAAGAAAGAATACAAGGAAGATTTGGAGAAGACTGGTGATGTCAAGCAGGATTCTACCACTGGCAACAATG AGGTGACGGGGGTGACTGTGAAGGAGGAGCCCCGCACAGAGAGCACCCGGGCCGGCAGCGAGCAGGgcgaggaggagatggaggtggaCAGCAACGAGGACCAGGAGGAGGACGCCGAGGCCAAGGGCACCTCGGGAGGGGCTTTTTCAAACACCCTGTCTTCCCTCAGCACTCTCCGACCCG gcgaGATCCCCGACGCGGCCTTCATCCACGCGGCCCGTAAACGGCGTCAGCTGGCCAGAGAGCAGGGCGGGGACGCGCCCCCCCCGGAGACCGAGGGGCCCAAGAAGCGGCTGGTCCGCGAAGACGAGCACGACGGGAGCGACGACGAAGACGAGGACGAGAAGAGGATCGTCTTCAGCGGCGTGCGGCAGAAGACCCAGCGGCAGAAGATCGCCGAGGAGATAG GCATCGAGGGCAGTGACGATGAGGCCCTGGATACAGCAGGTCAGGACGAGGAGCTGAGCCGCTGGGAGCAGGAGCAGATCAGGAAGGGTATCAGCATCCCGCAG GTCATGGCCAGCCAGCCAGAAGAAATGAATATGTATTACCAAAGCACCTATGAGGGCCAGCCGTACGGGTCGTCCTACGGGCTGCCGTACTCCTACAGCTCCGTGGGAGCGGACGACCCCAAGCCGATAAAAACTGAAAGCTCAGTAACCTATTCTGCCCCTAGTAGTGAACTGACTCCTATCACTACTGATTTGGTAAAGAAACGGCTTAAAGACAG GCTCAGCTCCATGCGCCAGGGGCTCAGTAGCAATGCTAAGCGCTACAAGCAGAtacaggaggagctggagtccTCCGACAACACCATCCAGCGCCTCGAGGGCTCCTCCGACACGGTCGCTGACCAGTATAAATTCTTGCAAGAAATGCGAGGGTATGTTCGAGACTTGCTTGAGTGTTTCAGTGAAAAG GTGCCGGCGGTGCTGGAGCTGGAGGCCACGATGCATCAGTTACTCAGGCAACGGGCGTCCCGGCTCGTCCAGAGAAGACAGGATGATATTAAAGATGAATCATCGGAATTTTCAAGCCTTTCAA GTAAGGCCGTAATGGCCCCCAATCTAGACTCGTTTGGCCGAGACCGCAACGCGTATCAGGAACATGCTAAACAGAGGAGAAtcgcagagagagaggccagacg AACTCGTCGTAGACAAGCTCGAGAGCAGAATGGCAAGAGAGCGGAGCACCGGGAGGGACTGTCCAGTGATGACGAGGAGACCTCCACTGACATCACCAGCTTCAACTTGGAGAGAG ATCGCATTTTGAAGGAGTCTAAGAAGGTCTTTGAGGACGTACTGGAGGATTTTCACTCCTTGGACAACATTAAAGCCCGTTTCGAAGTGTGGAGGAAGCTGTACTTCTCATGCTACCAAGACGCCTACATTGGGCTATGTCTGCCCAAGCTCTTCAACCCCCTCATCCGGCTACAGCTGATCCCCTGGCTGCCCCTGGAG GCTGACTGCCCCAACTTTGAATACATGCTGTGGTTTGAGTCTCTGCTCTTCTATGGCTGTGAAGAGCAGTCCAACATGCAAAAGGGGGATGTGGATGTCAACCTTCTTCCTGCCATTGTGGAGAGGGTCGTCCTTCCCAAACTCGCAT TTGTGGCCGACCAGGTGTGGGACCCCCTGTCCAGCAGTCAGACTGCCTGCCTAGTGGCCTTCATGCACAAGCTGGTCAAAGGGTACCCCACAGTACTGCACGGAGACAACAGAAACACGCAG GAGCTGCTCAAGACCATTGTCTTAAGAACACGGCGGACATTGGACAACGACATATTCATGCCGCTATTCCCAAAAAA TGTGTTGGAGAACAAGAACTCTGGCCCATACCTCTTCTTCCAGAGACAGTTCTGGTCCAGTGTGAAG CTCCTGGGTAACATCCTGCAGTGGCATGGACTCCTGTCCAACTCCACCCTGAGAGAGCTGGCGGTGGACAGCACCCTGAACCGCTACATCCTGTCCGCCCTGCAGACCACCGAGCCTGGGGAGGAGAGCATCGAGAAGAGCCAGAGT GTGGTGGAGTGTTTCCCACAGCAGTGGTTCAGCAGTCTGAAGGGCCAGCAGACTCTCCCACAGCTAGAAAACTTCTGCAGGTACCTCAAGCACTTGGCCAGCACCGTGTATCGGGTCAGCGTGGGCGGCTCGGACGTGGACCGGAGGAATGCAAG GGAACACATCAAGGCGGTGGTGAAGCTCCTGGGGCGTATCAATGCCCTGGATCACGTGGTCGCTGTGGCTCAGGAGCACAGCATCAAAGACATTAAGACCTTACTCGAGAGCAAATGA